The following proteins are co-located in the Trichomycterus rosablanca isolate fTriRos1 chromosome 14, fTriRos1.hap1, whole genome shotgun sequence genome:
- the LOC134326091 gene encoding zinc finger protein 23-like produces TVSINTSLSPTQEEGNVCSQCGKIFSTRGALKTHQLIHTGEKPYQCSQCGKSFRCLSTFKNHQRIHTGAKPYQCSQCGKSFRCLSTLKTHQRIHTGAKPYQCSQCGYSFNTKTELKIHQRIHSGEKPYQCSQCGNSFNTKSELKIHQRIHSGEKPCQCSQCGKSFRCLSTLRTHQRIHTGVKPYPCSQCGKSFNQQGNLNVHQRIHTEEKPHQCSQCGKSFNRKSDLKKHQRIHTGEKPY; encoded by the coding sequence actgtcagcattaacacctctctcagtcccacacaggaagaaggaaacgtctgctcacagtgtgggaagatcTTCAGTACCCGGGGTGctctcaaaacccaccagctcattcacactggagagaaaccgtatcagtgctcccagtgtgggaagagctttaggtgTCTGAGCACTTTCAAaaaccaccagcgcattcacactggagcgaaaccttatcagtgctcccagtgtgggaagagctttaggtgTCTGAGcactctcaaaacacaccagcgcattcacactggagcgaaaccgtatcagtgctcacagtgtggatatagttttaatacaaagactgagcttaaaatacaccagcgcattcacagtggagagaaaccgtatcagtgctcacagtgtggaaatagttttaatacaaagagtgagcttaaaatacaccagcgcattcacagtggagagaaaccatgtcagtgttcacagtgtgggaagagctttaggtgTCTGAGTACTCTCagaacacaccagcgcattcacactggagttaAGCCATAtccgtgctcacagtgtgggaagagttttaatcaacagggtaatctcaatgtacaccagcgcattcacactgaagagaaaccacatcagtgctctcaatgtggaaagagttttaatagaaagagtgatctgaaaaaacaccagcgcattcacactggagagaaaccgtattag
- the LOC134326197 gene encoding uncharacterized protein LOC134326197, with amino-acid sequence MLVDCNFKTNILGSFKSHKSRKHRSYSLDDFKPGIVVSATAAHPESPSNSFDDDIGEDAQPGTSAEVPNDLPDIPEHEPAWQILLDLKHIAELVVAPVHSDESIAFLESKVSDHRQRYQEVFPNNKLLPKHHYIEHYSQLIKLFGPLVGLWTMSCFKNVPFSLAVKHQFMIGYHLSSPNIDKPVLEVSDASTVPLELLKEELAQAFKQRNPYASEINLAKNVWSKGIQYRTGMIVAHGSFGGLPEFGEIHQICILQQRLFFVLKLLCGWYCEHYGAFQLTPCPVRELAVVEVSELVDEYPLAAYVVGGVRMVTLKRSICVFRA; translated from the exons ATGTTGGTGGATTGCAACTTTAAAACCAACATCTTAGGCTCATTTAAATCCCACAAAAGCAGGAAACATAGGTCTTATTCACTAGACGATTTTAAACCAGGAATAGTAGTATCAGCCACAGCTGCTCACCCTGAATCTCCTTCCAATTCTTTTGATGATGACATTGGTGAGGATGCTCAGCCAGGTACCAGTGCTGAGGTTCCAAATGATCTCCCAGAT ATTCCTGAACATGAGCCAGCATGGCAGATCCTACTGGATCTAAAACACATTGCTGAGCTAGTGGTTGCCCCAGTTCACAGTGATGAGTCTATTGCTTTCCTTGAGAGCAAAGTTTCAGATCACAGACAAAGATATCAAGAGGTGTTTCCAAACAACAAATTGCTGCCCAAACATCACTACATAGAACATTACTCGCAGCTAATTAAGCTTTTTGGACCTCTTGTGGGACTTTGGACCATGAG TTGCTTTAAAAATGTGCCTTTTTCTCTGGCTGTGAAGCACCAGTTTATGATTGGTTACCACCTGTCATCTCCAAATATTGATAAACCAGTGCTAGAAGTGTCAGATGCATCCACTGTTCCATTGGAGCTTTTGAAGGAAGAGTTAGCACAAGCTTTTAAACAGAGAAATCCTTATGCATCTGAAATAAACCTAGCAAAAAATGTTTGGAGCAAGGGAATACAATACAGAACAGGTATGATCGTGGcacatggttcttttggtggctTGCCTGAATTTGGAGAAATCCATCAAATATGCATTTTGCAGCAGAGACTATTTTTTGTGTTAAAACTGCTGTGTGGATGGTATTGTGAGCATTATGGAGCTTTTCAGCTGACTCCATGTCCGGTGCGAGAACTTGCTGTTGTTGAAGTCTCTGAACTAGTTGATGAGTATCCACTGGCTGCCTATGTAGTTGGAGGCGTGCGAATGGTGACCTTAAAGAGATCGATCTGTGTCTTTAG AGCATAA